The following proteins are encoded in a genomic region of Brachypodium distachyon strain Bd21 chromosome 1, Brachypodium_distachyon_v3.0, whole genome shotgun sequence:
- the LOC100828263 gene encoding transcription repressor OFP12 → MLGCFSRLRRPPPATAPAPVQAADDASTSAESTSTVATTSSSSSAPFKKNIISLHAGSNDDGAIVVSAKKKVDATPTSSALSESPGLSSAIASRRFFLSSPGRSNSIVDSSSSAMHAVGGVAAVPTYSPDPHGDFLRSMEEMAAALRLRDARRRGDRARLHELLLCYLALNDRGAHRYVVSAFTDLLLRLTRTADLDDDDEEGL, encoded by the coding sequence ATGTTAGGCTGCTTCTCCCGGCTgcgtcggccgccgccggccacggcgccggcgcccgtgCAGGCGGCCGACGACGCGTCCACGTCAGCGGAGTCGACCTCCACCGTGGCcacgacctcctcctcctcatccgcGCCCTTCAAGAAGAACATCATCTCGCTCCACGCCGGTAGTAACGACGACGGCGCCATTGTTGTCTCTgcgaagaagaaggtggaCGCGACCCCGACGTCATCGGCGCTCTCCGAGTCACCGGGGCtgtcctcggccatcgcgtcGCGGCGGTTCTTCCTGTCGTCGCCGGGGCGGTCAAACTCCATCGTGgactcctcctcgtcggcgaTGCACGCGGTGGggggcgtggcggcggtgccgaCGTACTCGCCGGACCCGCACGGTGACTTCCTGCGGtccatggaggagatggcggccgCGCTCCGGCTGCGggacgcgcggcggcgcggtgacAGGGCGCGGCTCCACGAGCTGCTGCTCTGCTACCTCGCGCTCAACGACAGGGGGGCGCACAGGTACGTCGTCAGTGCCTTcaccgacctcctcctccgcctcacCCGCACCGCcgacctcgacgacgacgatgaagaaGGCTTGTAG
- the LOC100841373 gene encoding uncharacterized protein LOC100841373 isoform X1, producing the protein MKNPNPPPAKPSASGKPPAGGMAPRKSRWGPPPAGAAPNPAGEKTASTSRRTPTPTSAAAPSSNSRRHPAAPAPAPLARNPASPAAAIRPPHQQPPRVETPPPPQYGFHNLDRRTMLLADGTVRTYFALPPDYPFEPTPLPPLPHLPRAGLEAWPPQHQMPPQQLPPHDGKRKHHSDPEEGFSRHPKQPRFESPHHPLQMRPDAAVDRQAVRRAFLKYSKIINESMAQKRSYLEGGRVQCLPCGRSSKDFADVHGLVMHAYNPPNADSFIDHLGLHKALCVLMGWDYTMVPDNSKAYQSLPPELVRASREDVIIWPPTVVIRNTATGRKKDGRYEGLGNKEMDKKIAELGFAGGKSKSLYGKEGHLGLTLIKFANNPAGLKEAEHLAEFLERQDHGRIGWSRAQATHSLDPDKNPLLVETDNRGEKNRILYGYLATSSDLDELDSDSRKRASLKSRREFDPSD; encoded by the exons ATGAAGAACCCTAACCCTCCTCCAGCCAagccctccgcctccggcaaGCCCCCTGCCGGCGGCATGGCACCCCGCAAGTCTCGTTGgggcccgccgcccgccggagccgcacccAACCCTGCCGGAGAGAAGACCGCGTCCACCTCCCGTCGCACGCCGACCCCCACCTCTGCCGCCGCTCCTTCCTCCAACTCCAGGCGGCACCCCGCTGCTCCTGCCCCAGCCCCTCTCGCCCGCAAccccgcgtcgccggcggccgccatccGCCCGCCGCATCAGCAGCCGCCCCGTGTGGAGACGCCTCCCCCACCACAGTACGGGTTCCACAACCTCGACCGCCGCACCATGCTCCTAGCCGACGGCACCGTGCGCACATACTTCGCCCTTCCTCCCGACTACCCCTTCGAGCCAACCCCTTTGCCCCCGCTCCCACACCTCCCGCGTGCTGGACTCGAGGCCTGGCCGCCACAGCATCAgatgccgccgcagcagctccCGCCGCATGACGGCAAGCGCAAGCACCACTCCGACCCTGAAGAAGGCTTCTCCAGGCACCCGAAGCAGCCCCGGTTCGAGTCACCGCATCACCCGCTGCAGATGCGGCCAGATGCAGCTGTCGATCGACAAGCTGTAAGGAGGGCGTTCCTCAAATACTCCAAAATCATCAATGAGAGTATGGCCCAAAAGCGGAGCTACCTCGAAGGTGGTCGCGTCCAATGCCTCCCCTGCGGCAG GTCTTCTAAGGACTTTGCTGATGTCCATGGGCTTGTCATGCATGCTTACAACCCACCCAATGCAGATTCATTCATTGATCATCTTGGTTTACACAAGGCATTATGTGTCCTTATGGGATGGGATTATACAATGGTCCCTGATAACTCTAAGGCATACCAATCATTACCTCCTGAGCTTGTTCGAGCAAGTAGGGAGGACGTTATCATATGGCCGCCAACTGTTGTCATTCGCAACACTGCCACTGGGAGGAAGAAAGATGGACGCTACGAGGGTTTGGGGAACAAAGAAATGGATAAGAAAATTGCAG AACTAGGTTTTGCTGGTGGCAAGTCGAAGTCCTTGTATGGAAAGGAAGGGCATTTGGGTCTGACCCTTATCAAGTTCGCGAACAACCCAGCTGGCTTAAAAGAGGCTGAGCACCTTGCTGAGTTCCTTGAGAGGCAAGATCACGGACGTATAGGTTGGTCACGTGCACAAGCCACTCACTCTTTAGATCCTGATAAGAACCCTTTACTGGTCGAGACTGATAACAGGGGTGAGAAAAACAGGATACTTTATGGATACCTAGCAACTTCATCTGATCTGGATGAATTAGATTCCGATTCGAGAAAAAGGGCTTCCCTCAAGAGCAGAAGAGAATTTGACCCATCTGATTAG
- the LOC100841373 gene encoding wiskott-Aldrich syndrome protein family member 2 isoform X2 translates to MKNPNPPPAKPSASGKPPAGGMAPRKSRWGPPPAGAAPNPAGEKTASTSRRTPTPTSAAAPSSNSRRHPAAPAPAPLARNPASPAAAIRPPHQQPPRVETPPPPQYGFHNLDRRTMLLADGTVRTYFALPPDYPFEPTPLPPLPHLPRAGLEAWPPQHQMPPQQLPPHDGKRKHHSDPEEGFSRHPKQPRFESPHHPLQMRPDAAVDRQAVRRAFLKYSKIINESMAQKRSYLEGGRVQCLPCGRSSKDFADVHGLVMHAYNPPNADSFIDHLGLHKALCVLMGWDYTMVPDNSKAYQSLPPELVRASREDVIIWPPTVVIRNTATGRKKDGRYEGLGNKEMDKKIAGLVSLFVTSAWQNMGEYKDCMERNLQNLCTGAFTILHLDLSFLLKDYEPIHLC, encoded by the exons ATGAAGAACCCTAACCCTCCTCCAGCCAagccctccgcctccggcaaGCCCCCTGCCGGCGGCATGGCACCCCGCAAGTCTCGTTGgggcccgccgcccgccggagccgcacccAACCCTGCCGGAGAGAAGACCGCGTCCACCTCCCGTCGCACGCCGACCCCCACCTCTGCCGCCGCTCCTTCCTCCAACTCCAGGCGGCACCCCGCTGCTCCTGCCCCAGCCCCTCTCGCCCGCAAccccgcgtcgccggcggccgccatccGCCCGCCGCATCAGCAGCCGCCCCGTGTGGAGACGCCTCCCCCACCACAGTACGGGTTCCACAACCTCGACCGCCGCACCATGCTCCTAGCCGACGGCACCGTGCGCACATACTTCGCCCTTCCTCCCGACTACCCCTTCGAGCCAACCCCTTTGCCCCCGCTCCCACACCTCCCGCGTGCTGGACTCGAGGCCTGGCCGCCACAGCATCAgatgccgccgcagcagctccCGCCGCATGACGGCAAGCGCAAGCACCACTCCGACCCTGAAGAAGGCTTCTCCAGGCACCCGAAGCAGCCCCGGTTCGAGTCACCGCATCACCCGCTGCAGATGCGGCCAGATGCAGCTGTCGATCGACAAGCTGTAAGGAGGGCGTTCCTCAAATACTCCAAAATCATCAATGAGAGTATGGCCCAAAAGCGGAGCTACCTCGAAGGTGGTCGCGTCCAATGCCTCCCCTGCGGCAG GTCTTCTAAGGACTTTGCTGATGTCCATGGGCTTGTCATGCATGCTTACAACCCACCCAATGCAGATTCATTCATTGATCATCTTGGTTTACACAAGGCATTATGTGTCCTTATGGGATGGGATTATACAATGGTCCCTGATAACTCTAAGGCATACCAATCATTACCTCCTGAGCTTGTTCGAGCAAGTAGGGAGGACGTTATCATATGGCCGCCAACTGTTGTCATTCGCAACACTGCCACTGGGAGGAAGAAAGATGGACGCTACGAGGGTTTGGGGAACAAAGAAATGGATAAGAAAATTGCAG GCTTGGTGTCCCTGTTTGTCACATCTGCCTGGCAAAATATGGGGGAATATAAGGATTGTATGGAAAGGAACTTACAGAACTTGTGTACTGGCGCTTTCACGATCCTTCACCTTGATCTTTCATTTCTTCTGAAAGATTATGAACCTATCCATTTATGCTAG
- the LOC100828566 gene encoding probable serine/threonine-protein kinase PBL16: protein MGNCWFKGNPYFNRVSSNAAKSAGSPKLRSPSERTEKEEEGPLPSNPKEVEALRRRDAARKNPLIAFTFQELKAITCNFRRDSLLGGGGFGRVYKGHVTGDLREGLPAALGEEPLPMQVAVKVHDGDNSYQGHREWLAEVIFLGQLSHPNLVKLVGYCCEDDHRVLVYEYMPLGSVESHLFSRVMLPLPWSTRMKIALGAARGLAFLHEAERPVIYRDFKTSNILLDEEFNAKLSDFGLAKDGPAGDKSHVSTRIMGTYGYAAPEYITTGHLTAMSDVYSYGVVLLELLTGRKSLDRSRPVREQALADWALPLLAQRRKVLGIVDPRLNADDGYSVKAVHKTAMLAYHCLSRNPKARPLMRDVVATLEPLQEEQVDRLELANSGGGGCGGVGGGGS from the exons ATGGGTAATTGCTGGTTTAAAGGGAATCCATACTTTAACAGGGTTTCCTCCAACGCAGCAAAATCAG CTGGATCTCCGAAGCTGAGGAGCCCGTCGGAGAGAacggagaaggaggaagagggcCCGCTGCCGTCGAACCcgaaggaggtggaggcgctgcggcGCCGGGACGCGGCCCGGAAGAACCCGCTGATCGCGTTCACGTTCCAGGAGCTCAAGGCGATCACGTGCAACTTCCGGCGGGACTCACTgctgggcggtggcggcttcGGCAGGGTCTACAAAGGCCACGTCACCGGCGACCTCCGGGAAGGATTaccggcggcgctcggggaggaGCCGCTGCCGATGCAAGTCGCCGTCAAGGTCCACGACGGCGACAACAGCTACCAGGGCCACAGAGAGTGGCTG GCTGAGGTGATCTTTCTCGGGCAGCTGTCGCACCCGAATCTGGTGAAGCTGGTCGGGTATTGCTGCGAAGATGATCACCGGGTCCTCGTTTACGAGTACATGCCCCTCGGAAGCGTGGAATCGCACCTGTTTTCGA GGGTGATGTTGCCGCTGCCATGGTCCACGAGAATGAAGATCGCACTGGGTGCAGCCAGGGGGCTCGCCTTCCTGCACGAAGCCGAGAGGCCAGTGATCTACAGGGATTTCAAGACATCAAACATCTTGTTAGACGag GAGTTCAACGCCAAGCTCTCCGACTTCGGGCTGGCGAAAGACGGGCCGGCGGGCGACAAGTCGCACGTGTCCACCCGCATCATGGGCACCTACGGCTATGCGGCGCCGGAGTACATCACGACGGGGCACCTGACGGCGATGAGCGACGTGTACAGCTAcggggtggtgctgctggagctgcTGACGGGGCGCAAGTCGCTGGACAGGTCGAGGCCCGTCAGggagcaggcgctggcggactgggcgctgccgctgctggcgcagaggaggaaggtgCTGGGCATCGTCGACCCCAGGCTGAACGCCGACGACGGCTACTCGGTCAAGGCCGTGCACAAGACGGCCATGCTCGCCTACCACTGCCTCAGCCGCAACCCCAAGGCTAGGCCGCTCATGCGGGACGTTGTGGCTACCCTCGAGCCCTTGCAAGAGGAACAGGTGGATCGGCTGGAGCTGGCGAACTCCGGCGGTGGTGGTTGCGGCGGTGTGGGTGGTGGTGGGAGTTAG